The genomic interval CAAGGCGGTTTTACCCTCAAGGGACTAGTGCCGGACTATTTTCCCACCCCCGAGCTTAAGAGACAAAAGCAAAAGGAAATCAGTCGCTTTGTATCCAAGGCGCCATTAAAGGCCTATGTCATTGGCCATAGAAAGCCGGATCGCTACGCACGGCATGACGCTTTTCTAGCCCGCTCCGAAAATGGCAAAGAAATTCTGCTTCAAGATATTCTTGTCTCAAAGGGGCTGGCGCGGGTCTTGACTGACGGTCTGCAGAATGACTGCGTGCAACATCTTCTTTCTCTGGAAACGACCGCTCGAAAAGCGCAGACAGGCTTGTGGAAAGAGACTGTCTATAGTGTAAAAAATACAGATGATCTCCACCTTTCTGCCATTGTGTCCACCTACCAGATTGTTTCTGGCATCGTCTCCTCCGTTCATCGCAAAATAGATGGGACAAGCTATTTGAACTTTGGGGACAATTGGTATGAAGATTTCACCATATCGCTGAGCAAGAAGCAGCTTCAGAACTGGGAAGCCCGAAATAAATTTTTGGATGATTTACAAAACAAGCCCATATATGTTCGAGGCTGGGTAGAAGACAGTGGGGGGCCATTGATAGAGCTTCATGAAGCCAGCCAATTGATAGAGGCAGACAATAACGAAAGTTATAGCAACGCTCATTAGGCAAGTGTCGATCATCCCCAATCAGAAGCATGACAAGATTATCCGCTTTGCGAAAAAGTCCGACAGACAGGCAAGCGAGCATGGGAAAAATGAAGTGAGCAAGAAACGCATCGAAAAGTTAAAGATGGCAGGTGCCCTTTGCCTCTCGCTCATGCTTCTTGCTGGCTGCAAAAGCCTGATGACCGGCTCGTTAGAACCCACCATTTCCGGCGTAGCGCCTGCTGGCCTTTCTTCCAATGATAGCGTTGAACAGGCCATCGGAGCGAAAGAGCATCCCAAAATCGTCAAGGCCTATGGCGGCGCTTATGAGAATCGCAAGCTGGAGCAAATGGTCTCCAAGCTGGTTGGTCGCCTTGTAGCCTCTTCCAGCGAGCCAAGTCGACC from uncultured Cohaesibacter sp. carries:
- a CDS encoding thermonuclease family protein, whose product is MHKSSSALAISLFLLTSHAYAEEKHATASVCTESARAVALGGPVSYTPPLTIKQLEQGGFTLKGLVPDYFPTPELKRQKQKEISRFVSKAPLKAYVIGHRKPDRYARHDAFLARSENGKEILLQDILVSKGLARVLTDGLQNDCVQHLLSLETTARKAQTGLWKETVYSVKNTDDLHLSAIVSTYQIVSGIVSSVHRKIDGTSYLNFGDNWYEDFTISLSKKQLQNWEARNKFLDDLQNKPIYVRGWVEDSGGPLIELHEASQLIEADNNESYSNAH